In Polynucleobacter sp. TUM22923, one genomic interval encodes:
- a CDS encoding cytochrome c oxidase subunit 3 gives MSSNSTPYYFVPGLSSHPVMAALGLVAFGFGMSGWVNQASWGGPLTAVGVLWVMFVLYQWLGDTISEANSGKNGINVDVSYRWSMAWFIFSEIMFFAAFFSALFYARNIAMPWMGDVESKLIWPNFTAVWPNDGPAGLVDKFTTMGPWPIPTINTLLLLSSGVTITIAHHAIVQNHMKKAIIGLAATVGLGIIFLGFQVYEYYHAYHELNLKLTSGIYGSTFYLLTGFHGFHVFLGGTILAIVLRRMIRGDFTADNHFAFEGAAWYWHFVDVVWLGLYIAVYWM, from the coding sequence ATGTCATCCAACTCAACCCCATACTATTTTGTTCCTGGGCTATCAAGCCACCCTGTAATGGCGGCACTTGGTCTTGTGGCCTTCGGTTTTGGTATGTCAGGCTGGGTCAACCAAGCCTCTTGGGGCGGACCCCTCACGGCTGTGGGTGTGCTTTGGGTTATGTTTGTGCTTTATCAGTGGCTTGGCGATACGATTTCTGAAGCCAATTCTGGAAAGAATGGCATTAACGTTGACGTATCGTATCGCTGGTCAATGGCCTGGTTCATTTTCTCTGAGATCATGTTTTTTGCAGCCTTCTTCTCTGCTTTATTTTATGCCCGAAATATTGCCATGCCTTGGATGGGTGATGTAGAAAGTAAATTGATCTGGCCAAATTTCACAGCAGTGTGGCCCAACGACGGCCCAGCTGGACTGGTAGATAAATTTACCACCATGGGACCCTGGCCGATTCCAACCATCAATACTTTATTGCTATTGAGTTCAGGCGTCACCATCACCATTGCCCACCATGCTATTGTGCAAAATCACATGAAGAAAGCCATCATTGGCTTGGCTGCTACTGTGGGTTTAGGCATTATTTTCTTGGGATTCCAAGTTTATGAGTACTACCATGCTTATCATGAACTAAATCTGAAACTGACCTCTGGTATCTACGGCTCAACTTTTTATTTGCTGACCGGCTTTCATGGCTTTCACGTTTTCTTGGGCGGAACAATCCTGGCTATCGTATTACGCCGAATGATTCGCGGTGACTTTACTGCTGACAATCACTTTGCGTTTGAAGGTGCTGCATGGTACTGGCATTTTGTAGACGTGGTCTGGTTAGGCTTATACATCGCAGTGTATTGGATGTAG